taaaataaaatgtcacctCCCATTCCTCAGACTGTAGCTGggttcaattcagttttatttatatagcatcaaATTATAACATGAATTATCTCGAGGCTCTTTACATGTTAaatttatagagaaaccaacagttgccacaatgaGCAGCTCTGACGACTGAGTAAGAAAAAACTCTTTAACTAGATGAAAGAACCAGAGTCGATGTGGACCACATCTGCTTCGACTGTACAGTTCAGGCTCCGCcttcttcaaatgcagccgACCCGTGTTTCCTTTCATCCCGAGCTACGAAGGATCCAACAGGTGGACTTGTGACGAGGCTAACGAGCTAGCTAGCTGATGTTAGCGGCTCAGAGTAGCTAACGTTGAAATGTAAGAGTggaacctctttatatacagtctatgagtgGAACAAGCTGCTGAGACCAGACCGTCGTATTCTCAagatatatactatatatactactAAACTCAGTTCGGCCTTCACTCTACTGATAGAACCAAGATGGTGGCCACTGATgtggagacaaagacagaatcAAACCAACTGGACGTTATTTTCCTGAACTAAAGACAGGATTTAGTAAAAGTTGAATTTACCAACTGTCCTGCAGGGGGTGCTAGATGTTGTAGGTGTGTGAACTTGTTTCCTATCAACTTCAcctgataataaataaaatatgagccTCACCAGTCATCTTAAACTAATGATAGAGAATCAGAGGAGAACAGAGTTCTGTTTTTCTCTAACaagatgttttcagatatgaactgactcagacatttgttcacacatacagaacctccagaacatgtcaggaacacgtgaggaacaagTCAGGACTTCAGGTCAAACTGGTAAACTGAACCAAACTGTTTcagtagaaagaaaaaaaccctggttctgttggtttcTCTTCTTCCAGCTCTGATTTGAGAACTGCTCCAGAAAAAGTGCATCTGCTTTAATTTGAGTAAAACACAGACCAGCCTGAGATCCAGACTCTGACTTTTTCATCctcttgtgtattttttgtgtcaGAAATGTGCGGTGGAGTTTGAGGTGAAAGCGTTCTGTGGTCAGAACCAGGACGAGAAGACCAATAAACAGTGAGTCCAGGACCAGGATCAGAGTCAGGACTCAATGGATCCTGTTCTGAATCCGTTTGTTCTTTGTGCAGGAGCTCAGTTTGTCTCAGTATCCGTAAGATCCAGTTCAGTCCAGAGAAGCAGGACCTGGTTCCTGTGGCAGAGAGCACCTTCGAGTTTCTGATGTCTGAGAGACCTCTGTCCGTCAAACTGAGCCTGTCCAAAGAGGTTAGACAGGAACCTGGCTGTCTCCACTGTCTATGCCTGTCTGTCTCAAACGTCTGTGCCTGTTTGTCTCACCTGTCCATCTCACCTGTCTCTCCTCAGACGTTTTATCACGGCGAACCCGTCATTGTGAACGTTGACATCACAAACTCGTCCAACAGGAACATCAAAGACATCAGTGTGTCAGgtgatgtgtgtctgttgtcacATGATCATGTGGTCACATGTGTTCAGATCATGCATGACCTTTCATAAACGTGTTGTTTGCGTGTTCAGTCGATCAGGTGACCAATGTCGTTCTTTACTCCAACGACAAATACATCAAATCCGTCGCCAAAGAGGAAACTGAGTGAGTCTGatcttttatttgtctttctgtaGTTTTGAGACCAATTatggttcaataccatcattgtgaggacattttgtctggtccTCACAATTTCAAATGTTCGTTTGAGGGTTAGGTCTTCAAAAGAGCCGTCTCTATTTTCTGAGACGGCTCAGGTCCTTCAACATAGACAGGGCGATGCTGCGGATGTTTGATGAGTCTGTTGTGTCCAGTGCcatcatgtttgctgttgtctgctGGGGCAGCAGCTTGAAGAAGAAGGACATTAATAGACTCAACAAACTAATCAGGAAAGCCAGCCATGttgttgggggagggggggggggggctgtcacagtggtgatggagaggagaacttGTTTCCAAAGTAAGGACGATATTGGACTTTCCTTCACACCCTCTCCATAATGTCTTGATTAGCTTCTGCAGCTTGTTCAGTGACAGACTCATCCACCTCCAGCCTGTTGGTGTCAAACTGTATAATGACATCCTGTAAATAAGCTTAAACATGTATACTGTGTTTCTTAACTCACATTTCATGTTGATCTGTACTGCAGATTTATTTCTACTtatttttgtcttcttgtttaatttgatttattttgattagGCTGCTATGCCTGCTTTTTCATCGCTTGCTCAGGACTTTTGTGacgtttgaatttccctccggggattaataaagtgtttctgtgtgtgtgtgtctcagcgaCTGTGTTCCTTGTGGGACATCTCTAAAGAAACACTACACACTGTTTCCTGTTCTGACTCACAACAAAGATCGAAGAGGAGTCGCTTTGGACGGACGACTGAAACATGAAGACACAAACCTGGCTTCATCCAGcatgtgagacacacacatgaaccaAGCATTTCCTCAAACATCTTCAGTGATGATCACATTAATCATACAGCCTCCCCTCCCCCCATCAgtgtgaaacaggaagtgatgaaggAGGTTCAGGGGATCCTGGTGTCGTATAAAGTGGTGCTGAGGATGATTGCCAGTGGGTGAGTCCATGAACTTTGACCTCAATGATCTACATCAAACAtcgtatttaaatgttttatcatgAAAGTGACTGAGAGTTTTTTCTTTGCTTCAACAACAGGACGCTGGCATCCAGGTACAaacaccctgtgtgtgtgtgtgtgtgtgtgtgtgtgtgtgtgtgtgtgtgtgtgtgaaacatctggatcgccccctggtggcctgCTGCAGTATAGaccataaacctcctccatgttagcagatgggacataaaccaaactaaaaatcaaagtagactttaaagctccagtgtgtaagattcaggtgaaagggaactattgacaAATattcaatgtagaataatcctcatgatgttttcactaattaaTTTCCTCTAAATTGaatgagttgtagttttctttaccccagaaaatactttatatttaaatactttatatttaaatactttatttttaaatcggGGGGTTCCTCTCtccggaggccgccatgttttttacattagtccagactgaacaaactaaacaccttttgagtttttatgtttttaactgaagctaccacaggttcttcttcatgtttggaaggagagggggaggggaggggtgttcagctacaacatgacacttcaccactagatgtcactaaagtctacacactgtacctttaaataaatgtttgtcaaagatgtttctgtcttttcagctcgttcttctctca
The Paralichthys olivaceus isolate ysfri-2021 chromosome 11, ASM2471397v2, whole genome shotgun sequence genome window above contains:
- the LOC109641176 gene encoding S-arrestin-like isoform X2, with protein sequence MSLKHVVFKKVSRDKSVAVYMTKRDFVDHCDFVDPVDGVIFIDPQLLQGKKVYVMLSCTFQYGRQDMDVLGVAFRRDLFLVTRQVYPELQDKDKLTHTKSQQKLLRKLGDNAFPFFFEFPDNLPCSVALQPGPSDVGKKCAVEFEVKAFCGQNQDEKTNKQSSVCLSIRKIQFSPEKQDLVPVAESTFEFLMSERPLSVKLSLSKETFYHGEPVIVNVDITNSSNRNIKDISVSVDQVTNVVLYSNDKYIKSVAKEETDDCVPCGTSLKKHYTLFPVLTHNKDRRGVALDGRLKHEDTNLASSSIVKQEVMKEVQGILVSYKVVLRMIASGTLASSEVSLEVPFRLMNPKPEPVNLMTWCLRTLSELT
- the LOC109641176 gene encoding S-arrestin-like isoform X1, with amino-acid sequence MSLKHVVFKKVSRDKSVAVYMTKRDFVDHCDFVDPVDGVIFIDPQLLQGKKVYVMLSCTFQYGRQDMDVLGVAFRRDLFLVTRQVYPELQDKDKLTHTKSQQKLLRKLGDNAFPFFFEFPDNLPCSVALQPGPSDVGKKCAVEFEVKAFCGQNQDEKTNKQSSVCLSIRKIQFSPEKQDLVPVAESTFEFLMSERPLSVKLSLSKETFYHGEPVIVNVDITNSSNRNIKDISVSVDQVTNVVLYSNDKYIKSVAKEETDDCVPCGTSLKKHYTLFPVLTHNKDRRGVALDGRLKHEDTNLASSSIVKQEVMKEVQGILVSYKVVLRMIASGTLASSEVSLEVPFRLMNPKPEPVKESEPDDMVFEDFKRAYLKGVVYGDDDESPTEA